A single window of Anomaloglossus baeobatrachus isolate aAnoBae1 chromosome 5, aAnoBae1.hap1, whole genome shotgun sequence DNA harbors:
- the LOC142312482 gene encoding uncharacterized protein LOC142312482 has product MSLDCKGDDGGITQDTCEEHGVIPNITLHIQDLASKSFKQVLSSDSSQEIKKNIHHGKGVLDQIDYTAEKPYSCTECEKRFDWKSALIKHKRRHTGEKPFSCKDCGKCFADKSVLLRHQRIHTGEKSYSCSECGKCFRHRSTLAKHRKIHTGVKPFFCEECGTFFTAKSSLIKHQNIHTGVKPFSCSECGKYYSDKSSLLKRENIHSGAKPYSCSECEKSFNGKSSLLQHQRVHTGEKPFCCSQCGMCFTAKSSLIKHQNNHTGVKPYSCSECEKSFNGKSSLLQHQRVHTGVKPFSCSQCGLSFTARSSLIKHQNIHTGAKPFSCSQCGKHYKDKSSLVIHQNIHSEAKPYSCSECEKLFKDKSSLLRHQLVHTGEKPFSCSQCGKCFSQKSVLVRHQKIHKQ; this is encoded by the coding sequence ATGTCTTTAGATTGTAAAGGAGATGATGGTGGTATCACACAAGATACATGTGAAGAGCATGGCGTAATCCCAAATATAACCCTTCATATACAAGATCTAGCATCGAAATCTTTTAAACAGGTCCtgtcttctgattcatcacaggaaATTAAGAAAAATATCCACCATGGAAAAGGGGTCCTAGATCAAATAGATTACACAGCGGAGAAGCCATACTCATGTACAGAATGTGAGAAACGTTTTGACTGGAAATCAGCACTTATTAAACATAAGAGAaggcacacaggagagaagccattttcctgtaaagactgtgggaaatgttttgctgatAAATCAGTTCttcttagacatcagagaattcacacaggggagaagtcgtattcatgttcagaatgtggaaaatgttttaggcACAGATCAACTCTTGCTAAACATAGGAAAATTCACACGGGGGTAAAGCCATTTTTTTGTGAAGAATGTGGGACATTTTTTACTGCTAAATCATCTCTTATTAAACATCAAAATATTCACACAGGAgtaaagccgttttcatgttccgaatgtgggaaatacTATAGTGATAAATCGTCTCTTCTTAAACGTGAAAATATTCATAGCGGagcaaagccatattcatgttccgaatgtgaaaAATCTTTTAATGGTAAATCAAGTCTTCTCCAACATCAGCGGgtgcacacaggggagaagccattctgcTGTTCACAATGTGGGATGTGCTTTACTGCTAAATCATCTCTTATTAAACATCAAAATAATCACACAGGagtaaagccatattcatgttccgaatgtgaaaAATCTTTTAATGGTAAATCAAGTCTTCTCCAACATCAGCGGGTTCACACAGGAgtaaagcctttttcatgttcccaATGTGGGTTGAGCTTTACTGCTAGATCATCTCTTATTAAACATCAAAATATTCACACTGGAgcaaagccgttttcatgttcccaATGTGGGAAACACTATAAGGATAAATCATCTCTTGTTATACATCAAAATATTCACAGCGAAGCAAAGCCATACTCATGTTCCGAATGTGAAAAATTGTTTAAGGATAAATCAAGTCTTCTTCGACATCAGCtggttcacacaggggagaagccattttcctgttcacaatgtggaaaatgttttagccaGAAATCAGTTCTAGTtagacatcaaaaaattcacaagcagtga